The following coding sequences lie in one Rutidosis leptorrhynchoides isolate AG116_Rl617_1_P2 chromosome 4, CSIRO_AGI_Rlap_v1, whole genome shotgun sequence genomic window:
- the LOC139843121 gene encoding MAPK kinase substrate protein At1g80180-like, which yields MAGLPRSELSFRRSGSSGLVWDDKLLSGELNPKVEEEKEKKEPQISEPKPYKTMDIAATIDPPSPKVSGCGAICSMFSKPVKNQNQNQRRNRD from the exons ATGGCTGGGTTACCAAGGTCAGAATTGTCCTTCAGAAGATCAGGGTCATCAGGGCTTGTTTGGGATGACAAGTTACTGTCAGGGGAGCTTAACCcaaaagtagaagaagaaaaggagaaAAAGGAACCACAAATATCAGAACCCAAACCATATAAGACCATGGATATTGCAGCAACAATTGACCCACCTTCCCCAAAGGTTTCTGGGTGTGGTGCTATTTGTAGTATGTTTAGTAAGCCTGTAAAAAACCAGAACCAAAACCAGAGAAGAAACAG AGATTAA